One part of the Gossypium raimondii isolate GPD5lz chromosome 1, ASM2569854v1, whole genome shotgun sequence genome encodes these proteins:
- the LOC105787337 gene encoding uncharacterized protein LOC105787337 produces the protein MANTNGVIITVYVESHPTTAQPSSQSVPLISRNPVSRRPKRGQCSDRRARLLAYTQQLRAADKYHHPIEWNHSSPKSKKWKCPITPRRLAISFLGIFRNTKRRWKYQRMPSEEGDKCNCSGKKNIFRRRKFWSKLKRMFKGLSFVWQRKKRVNGKLS, from the exons ATGGCAAACACCAATGGGGTTATCATAACTGTGTATGTTGAATCACATCCCACCACCGCCCAACCTTCTTCACAATCCGTTCCCCTCATCAGCAGAAACCCTGTTTCCAGAAGGCCTAAAAGAGGCCAATGTTCTGATCGTCGGGCTCGCCTCTTAGCTTACACTCAACAACTCAGAGCGGCTGATAAATATCACCACCCAATTGAATGGAATCATTCAAGTCCCAAATCAAAG AAATGGAAGTGCCCAATTACACCAAGAAGACTAGCGATTTCTTTTCTGGGAATTTTTCGTAACACAAAACGACGATGGAAGTATCAACGTATGCCATCAGAGGAGGGGGATAAATGTAACTGTAGTGGGAAGAAAAACATATttcggagaagaaaattttgg AGCAAACTGAAGCGAATGTTCAAAGGATTATCTTTTGTTTGGCAACGGAAGAAAAGGGTTAATGGAAAATTAAGTTGA